In a single window of the Rhodoferax saidenbachensis genome:
- a CDS encoding DMT family transporter, producing MTRLPYSESLGLVYFLHFFDLRSRYQVRCLPGCTLYTKSNAGFVSTAALGRERVFQNIEARQWHDQAMHAARRHHTKILILVALLTLVWGTNWVLFPLAVAEVSVWTFRSISLLGAGALVLLIARARGLSLSVPSHERLPLALAGLTYLFVWNVASTYAAVLLPSGQAAVLGFTMPIWATVLSWIFLHQRPSARLLLSLVLASCGVGLLAFAARSAFASAPLGFIAGLSAGLGWAVGTLMLKRAQLTVPVIVSTGWQLLIAGVPITLVALLLGTREFFIPSWTTLLVIAYITIMPMSLGNVTWFSIANSLPTSVSGLSTVMVPMVAMLTGAIIRSEPLGPLEISAMICCAAAMALVLLKRSR from the coding sequence ATGACCCGACTGCCGTATTCGGAGTCGCTGGGCCTTGTCTATTTTCTTCATTTTTTTGACCTGCGAAGCAGGTACCAGGTCAGATGTCTGCCCGGATGCACTTTGTACACCAAATCGAATGCCGGTTTTGTCTCCACCGCGGCTTTGGGCCGGGAGCGAGTCTTTCAAAACATCGAGGCTCGCCAATGGCATGATCAAGCTATGCACGCAGCCAGACGCCACCACACAAAAATATTGATCCTCGTTGCACTTCTCACTTTGGTTTGGGGTACCAACTGGGTACTCTTTCCACTGGCCGTTGCAGAGGTCTCTGTATGGACTTTCCGCAGCATCAGTCTTCTGGGTGCTGGCGCCTTGGTGCTTCTGATTGCACGTGCACGCGGGCTTTCGTTGTCCGTGCCATCCCATGAGCGTTTGCCACTTGCCTTGGCTGGCCTGACCTATCTGTTTGTGTGGAATGTGGCGAGCACCTATGCAGCCGTTTTATTGCCATCGGGCCAGGCGGCTGTGCTCGGATTCACCATGCCCATCTGGGCCACTGTGCTGTCGTGGATATTTCTGCACCAGAGGCCTTCTGCGAGACTTCTTTTGAGCCTCGTTCTTGCAAGTTGTGGCGTGGGATTGCTTGCATTTGCGGCCCGCTCCGCATTCGCATCGGCGCCACTTGGATTTATCGCCGGTCTTTCCGCAGGGCTGGGGTGGGCCGTTGGAACACTGATGCTCAAGCGTGCGCAACTGACCGTGCCGGTCATTGTTTCGACGGGATGGCAATTGCTGATCGCTGGTGTACCGATTACGCTGGTTGCCCTCCTATTGGGCACGCGAGAGTTTTTTATCCCATCGTGGACAACCCTGCTGGTCATCGCATACATAACCATCATGCCTATGTCGCTGGGTAACGTGACCTGGTTTTCTATTGCCAACAGTCTTCCCACCAGCGTCTCGGGGCTGTCCACGGTGATGGTGCCAATGGTCGCCATGCTGACCGGTGCCATCATCCGGTCTGAACCACTGGGTCCACTGGAGATTTCCGCAATGATTTGCTGCGCCGCAGCCATGGCTTTGGTGCTGCTCAAGCGCAGTCGATAA
- the map gene encoding type I methionyl aminopeptidase encodes MLHDVPIKSAEELALSRRAAQLAAEVLAMIEPHVVPGVSTEKLDQICHDYIVNVQGAIPANVGYQGYPKTILTSVNQVVCHGIPSPDKILKKGDIVNIDVAVNKDGWFGDTSRMFFVGEPGVLARRLVETTYEALRAGIQQVKPGATLGDVGHAIQSVAHRENFSVVREYCGHGIGQIYHDEPQVLHYGQRGQGLTLEAGMVFTIEPMLNAGKRETRQLPDGWTVVTKDRSLSAQWEHMVAVTPSGYEVLTAWPGGTGNYAPV; translated from the coding sequence ATGCTGCACGACGTCCCCATCAAGTCCGCCGAAGAACTGGCCCTGTCACGGCGGGCCGCACAACTGGCGGCCGAGGTACTGGCCATGATCGAGCCCCACGTGGTGCCGGGCGTGAGCACCGAGAAGCTGGACCAGATCTGCCACGACTACATCGTCAATGTGCAAGGCGCCATCCCTGCCAATGTGGGCTACCAGGGCTATCCCAAGACCATCCTCACCTCTGTCAACCAGGTGGTATGCCACGGCATCCCCTCCCCCGACAAGATTCTGAAGAAAGGTGACATCGTCAACATCGATGTGGCCGTCAACAAAGATGGCTGGTTTGGTGACACCAGCCGCATGTTCTTTGTGGGCGAACCCGGCGTGTTGGCACGGCGCCTGGTAGAGACAACCTACGAAGCACTGCGCGCCGGCATCCAGCAGGTCAAGCCTGGCGCGACGCTGGGTGACGTGGGCCATGCCATCCAATCGGTCGCCCACCGCGAGAACTTCAGCGTGGTGCGCGAATACTGTGGCCACGGCATTGGCCAGATTTACCACGATGAACCGCAAGTGCTGCACTACGGCCAGCGCGGCCAGGGGCTCACGCTGGAAGCCGGCATGGTCTTCACCATCGAACCCATGCTCAACGCAGGCAAACGCGAAACCCGGCAACTGCCCGACGGCTGGACCGTGGTGACCAAGGACCGGTCCCTGTCCGCCCAGTGGGAACACATGGTGGCGGTCACGCCCTCAGGGTATGAAGTGCTGACAGCCTGGCCGGGCGGCACCGGAAACTACGCGCCGGTTTGA
- a CDS encoding ParD-like family protein gives MGIVKISDQMHENLRVAGNALSRSINAQAEHWMRVGMLTEMYPELNHREICQLLIRAELAGGLDIVGAANAQLGKPGVSEVGKH, from the coding sequence ATGGGTATTGTCAAAATTTCGGATCAGATGCATGAGAACCTGCGCGTGGCGGGCAACGCCCTGAGCCGGTCTATCAATGCGCAGGCGGAGCACTGGATGCGCGTCGGCATGCTGACCGAGATGTACCCGGAGCTGAACCACCGGGAAATCTGCCAGCTCCTGATACGCGCTGAATTGGCAGGAGGGCTGGACATCGTCGGGGCGGCGAACGCCCAGTTGGGCAAGCCCGGTGTATCTGAGGTAGGCAAACACTGA
- the hemH gene encoding ferrochelatase encodes MPFSPEPTHSHGQPQRTAILLCNLGTPDEPTPQAVRRYLAEFLWDRRVIEIPRFIWWFILHGIILRFRPAQSAAKYASIWTPEGSPLKLWTEKQAKLLQGWLGQRNHQVKVRWAMRYGSTSIASQLDALKADGVTRVLVLPLYPQYSGTSTASVLDAVYTWAAQTRAVPELRFVNRYHDHPGYIAALASSVRRHWKDHGRPDQLVMSFHGVPERTLHLGDPYHCECLKTGRLLAEQLGLTKDQYTLTFQSRLGRAKWLEPYTEPTLIAMGKAGVQRVDVVCPGFTSDCLETLEEINMEARHAFLNAGGKAFHYIPCLNDDPEWITALCQVAEQHLSGWPTQTAPDTQALEASRTAALAKGAPR; translated from the coding sequence ATGCCCTTCTCGCCAGAACCCACCCATTCCCATGGCCAGCCGCAGCGCACGGCCATTCTGCTGTGCAACCTGGGTACGCCCGACGAGCCCACGCCCCAAGCGGTGCGCCGTTATCTGGCCGAGTTTTTGTGGGACCGCCGCGTCATAGAAATTCCGCGCTTCATCTGGTGGTTCATCCTGCACGGCATCATCCTGCGCTTTCGCCCTGCGCAGTCGGCAGCCAAATACGCCAGCATCTGGACACCCGAGGGCTCTCCGCTCAAGCTATGGACCGAGAAACAGGCCAAGCTGTTGCAGGGCTGGCTGGGCCAGCGCAACCACCAGGTCAAGGTCCGTTGGGCCATGCGTTACGGCAGCACGTCCATCGCTTCGCAACTCGACGCACTGAAGGCCGACGGCGTGACCCGCGTGCTGGTGCTGCCGCTGTACCCGCAGTATTCGGGCACCAGCACCGCCAGCGTGCTGGACGCTGTCTACACCTGGGCCGCGCAAACCCGCGCCGTGCCCGAGCTGCGCTTTGTCAACCGCTACCACGACCATCCGGGCTACATCGCCGCGCTGGCATCCAGCGTGCGCCGCCACTGGAAAGACCACGGCCGACCAGACCAATTGGTCATGAGCTTTCACGGCGTGCCCGAGCGCACGCTGCACCTGGGCGACCCGTACCACTGCGAGTGTTTGAAAACCGGCCGCCTGCTGGCGGAACAACTGGGCCTCACCAAAGACCAATACACCCTCACCTTCCAGTCGCGCCTGGGCCGTGCCAAGTGGCTGGAGCCCTACACCGAGCCCACGCTGATCGCCATGGGCAAGGCCGGTGTGCAGCGGGTGGACGTGGTGTGCCCCGGCTTTACCAGCGACTGCCTGGAGACGCTGGAAGAAATCAACATGGAAGCGCGTCACGCGTTCCTGAACGCCGGTGGCAAGGCCTTCCACTACATCCCCTGCCTCAACGACGACCCCGAATGGATCACCGCGCTGTGCCAGGTGGCCGAGCAGCACCTGTCGGGCTGGCCCACACAAACCGCGCCCGATACCCAAGCGCTGGAAGCGAGCCGCACAGCCGCGCTGGCCAAGGGTGCGCCACGCTAA
- a CDS encoding HAD family hydrolase, producing the protein MLDISKIRAITLDLDDTLWPIWPTIARAEEQLRAWLQAHAPATAQLVASPHARRELRDATEAQWPALAHDLSAMRRESIRLALQRAGDDPALAEPAFEVFFAARMQVELFEDARPGLAWLAARYPIVAVSNGNADVGRVGIGEFFAASVSARDVGVGKPDARIFHAAAEVLKVAPAEVLHVGDDAALDVLGALGVGMQTVWVNRTEQLWSQSQHPHATVASMTELCDLLKG; encoded by the coding sequence ATGCTGGATATTTCAAAAATCAGGGCCATTACCCTGGACCTGGACGATACGCTGTGGCCGATCTGGCCCACCATTGCCCGGGCCGAAGAGCAGTTGCGCGCGTGGCTGCAAGCGCATGCGCCCGCCACCGCACAACTGGTAGCCAGCCCGCACGCGCGCCGCGAGCTGCGTGACGCGACCGAGGCGCAGTGGCCCGCGTTGGCGCACGACCTGAGTGCCATGCGCCGCGAATCGATCCGCCTGGCACTGCAACGGGCCGGGGACGATCCGGCGTTGGCCGAGCCGGCCTTTGAGGTGTTTTTTGCCGCGCGTATGCAGGTGGAGTTGTTTGAAGACGCCCGTCCCGGGCTGGCCTGGCTGGCGGCGCGTTACCCCATCGTTGCGGTCTCCAACGGCAATGCCGATGTAGGGCGCGTGGGCATTGGTGAATTTTTCGCTGCCAGCGTGAGCGCACGCGATGTGGGTGTGGGCAAGCCCGACGCACGTATCTTCCACGCGGCTGCCGAGGTGCTGAAAGTGGCCCCGGCGGAAGTGCTGCATGTGGGTGACGACGCCGCGCTTGATGTGCTCGGCGCACTGGGTGTGGGCATGCAGACGGTGTGGGTCAACCGCACCGAACAACTCTGGAGCCAGAGCCAACACCCACACGCCACGGTGGCCAGCATGACGGAGTTGTGTGATCTGCTGAAGGGCTGA
- a CDS encoding penicillin acylase family protein: MRIALKILLGLLLVLVLAVGGAATWYLNVKQPVRSGTVDLFKLTAPVSVQYDERGVPHIRTENEADMYRALGYVHAQDRLFQMEMVRRLAKGELAEILGPKLLDTDKLFRTLGIRQRAQEYVAKMDMESPASKALLAYLDGINQYQDTHRAPIEFDILGIPQQPFTPQDTVAVTGYLAYSFAAAFRTEPALTYIRDTLGPQYLKDFDIEWHPEGVLSAAPALALGKKDWEGLNRLAQASQEAMEAAGVPMFEGSNAWAISGKRTASGKPLLAGDPHIAFSAPAVWYEAHLSSPGFELYGHYQALNPVALLGHNTQFGWSLTMFQNDDVDLIAEKVNPANPKQVWYHNQWVDMTSRTEVIQVKGKSPVKLVLNRSPHGPIISDAFKDTFDEGKPIAMWWAFLETENPILDAFYELNRADTREKARNAAEKIHAPGLNVVWANAKGDIGWWAAGRLPIRPEGVNPTFILDGSKGEADKLGFYRFADNPQEENPSRGYIMSANHQPLPRSGVPVPGYYNLVDRAQRLDNVLRAPDRLWDSAAAQALQLDVNNGYAARILQEVMPVLYSVVTDPNEKSFLEPLAKWDGAYTRDSIAATLFTQFTYELAKAAMEDEMGEVQFKNLLRTRALDAALPLLVANADSPWWDNVDTKAKESRFETVRIAWVNTLKHLQGLYGNSLLEWSWGKTHTLTHGHPLGMQKPLDKLFNVGPFPVPGGRETPNNLSGPIGPAPWAVTYGPSTRRVIDFAEPTKALGINPVGQSGVLFDKHYDDQAERYAEGIYVPQYLDADDVKKHAESTLRLRPAH, from the coding sequence ATGCGCATCGCTTTGAAAATCCTGCTGGGCCTGCTGCTCGTTCTGGTGCTCGCAGTGGGCGGCGCAGCCACCTGGTACCTGAACGTCAAACAACCGGTGCGCAGCGGTACAGTGGATCTCTTCAAACTCACGGCGCCGGTCAGCGTGCAGTACGACGAACGCGGTGTGCCGCACATCCGCACCGAGAACGAGGCCGACATGTACCGCGCGCTGGGCTATGTGCATGCACAGGACCGCCTGTTCCAGATGGAGATGGTGCGCCGGCTGGCCAAAGGGGAACTGGCCGAAATCCTCGGCCCCAAACTGCTGGACACCGACAAGCTGTTCCGTACCCTGGGCATCCGCCAGCGCGCGCAGGAATACGTGGCCAAGATGGACATGGAAAGCCCGGCAAGCAAAGCCCTGCTGGCCTACCTGGACGGCATCAACCAGTACCAGGACACGCACCGCGCGCCCATCGAATTCGACATCCTGGGCATCCCCCAGCAGCCCTTCACGCCGCAAGACACCGTGGCCGTAACCGGTTACCTGGCCTACAGTTTTGCGGCGGCCTTCCGGACCGAACCCGCGCTGACCTATATCCGCGACACATTGGGCCCCCAGTACCTGAAAGACTTTGATATCGAATGGCACCCCGAAGGTGTGCTGAGCGCCGCCCCTGCACTGGCACTGGGCAAAAAAGATTGGGAAGGCCTGAACCGTCTGGCCCAGGCCAGCCAGGAGGCCATGGAAGCCGCTGGCGTGCCCATGTTCGAGGGCAGCAATGCCTGGGCCATCTCCGGCAAACGCACCGCCAGCGGCAAGCCGCTGCTGGCCGGTGACCCCCACATTGCGTTCTCGGCCCCCGCCGTCTGGTACGAGGCGCACCTGAGCAGCCCGGGCTTTGAGTTGTACGGCCACTACCAGGCGCTGAATCCGGTAGCGCTGCTGGGCCACAACACGCAGTTCGGCTGGAGCCTGACGATGTTCCAGAACGACGATGTGGACCTGATCGCCGAGAAGGTCAACCCGGCCAACCCCAAGCAGGTCTGGTACCACAACCAATGGGTCGACATGACCAGCCGCACCGAGGTGATCCAGGTCAAGGGCAAGAGCCCCGTCAAACTGGTGCTCAACCGCTCGCCACACGGCCCCATCATCAGCGATGCGTTCAAGGACACCTTTGATGAAGGCAAGCCAATCGCCATGTGGTGGGCGTTTCTGGAAACCGAGAACCCCATCCTCGACGCCTTCTACGAACTCAACCGCGCCGACACCCGCGAGAAGGCCCGCAATGCGGCCGAAAAAATCCACGCCCCCGGCCTCAATGTGGTCTGGGCCAATGCCAAAGGCGACATCGGCTGGTGGGCTGCGGGCAGGCTGCCGATACGCCCCGAGGGCGTGAACCCCACCTTCATCCTGGACGGCAGCAAGGGTGAGGCCGACAAGCTGGGCTTCTATCGCTTTGCCGACAACCCGCAGGAAGAAAACCCATCGCGCGGCTACATCATGTCGGCCAACCACCAGCCCCTGCCCAGGAGCGGTGTACCGGTGCCGGGCTACTACAACCTGGTGGACCGGGCGCAGCGTCTGGACAACGTGCTGCGTGCGCCCGACCGCCTGTGGGACAGTGCTGCGGCGCAGGCACTGCAACTCGATGTGAACAACGGCTACGCCGCGCGCATCCTGCAAGAAGTGATGCCAGTTTTGTATTCCGTGGTGACCGACCCCAACGAAAAATCCTTCCTGGAACCACTGGCCAAATGGGACGGTGCCTACACCCGCGACAGCATTGCTGCCACGCTGTTCACCCAGTTCACCTACGAACTGGCCAAGGCCGCGATGGAAGATGAAATGGGTGAGGTGCAGTTCAAGAACTTGCTGCGCACCCGCGCACTGGACGCCGCCCTGCCTCTGCTGGTGGCCAATGCCGATTCACCGTGGTGGGACAACGTGGACACCAAGGCCAAGGAAAGCCGCTTTGAGACCGTGCGCATCGCCTGGGTCAACACGCTCAAACACCTGCAAGGTTTGTATGGCAACAGCCTGCTCGAATGGTCCTGGGGCAAGACACACACCCTCACCCACGGCCATCCGCTGGGCATGCAAAAGCCGCTGGACAAACTCTTTAACGTGGGGCCCTTCCCAGTGCCCGGCGGGCGTGAGACCCCCAACAACCTCTCCGGCCCGATTGGCCCGGCCCCCTGGGCCGTGACCTATGGCCCGTCCACCCGGCGCGTGATTGACTTCGCCGAACCCACCAAGGCGCTAGGCATCAACCCGGTGGGCCAGAGCGGTGTGCTATTCGACAAACACTACGACGACCAGGCCGAGCGCTACGCCGAAGGTATTTACGTGCCGCAGTACCTGGACGCCGACGACGTGAAGAAACACGCCGAGAGCACGCTGCGCCTGCGGCCTGCGCACTGA
- a CDS encoding penicillin acylase family protein — MKRVLKTAATVLLTVGLLAVAAGGWYLHGKQPQRSGSVQIPGMLAEVTVRYDERGVPHIQAQNEADMYRALGYVQAQDRLFQMEMIRRLARGQLAEILGPDLLEVDRLFRTLGIDAHARKTAAAMDTSSHTSQALKAYLEGVNTFQDSHPAPLEFDILGIPKRPFTAEDTFAVSGYLAYSFAAAFKTEPLLTYVRDTLGADYLKTFDVDWHPKGMLPLALNQQDWQGLGKLAALSQRATDLLGTPQFMGSNAWAISGSRTASGKPLLAGDPHIGFSAPAVWYEAHLSAPGFELYGHHQPLTPVALLGHNSQFGWSLTMFENDDIDLVAEKVNPANPNQVWVHGGWVDLQTQEDTILVKGAEPVKLLLRRSPHGPIINDALGKESAGTAPIAMWWAFLETPNPILDAFYALHRADTLSKARMASSQIHAPGLNIVWANAAGDIGWWAAAKIPHRPAGVNPAFILDGSKPESDKPGFFPFSDNPQEENPTRGYIVSANHQPLSPTGIAIPGYYLPPDRVQRLDQLLQQPGVKWDTKNSQALQLDVHTNYGPRILQSLLPVLQEVVTDSADKALLQQLATWDGDYRVDAVAPTLYFQLLYAVAHSAFADELGEERFGALRQTYALDYALERLAATPASPWWDNRATTQKESRADTVKTAWTATLAHLRKEFGTNTAQWTWGRAHTLTHGHPLGMQKPLDKLFNVGPFAAPGGHEVPNNLSTNIGPAPWAVTDGPSTRRLIDFANPAAALGINPVGQSGVLFDKHYADQAATYVAGGYVPQYLQESDVAAATQSTLTLQPAR, encoded by the coding sequence ATGAAACGTGTGTTGAAGACTGCGGCGACTGTGCTGCTGACCGTGGGCTTGTTGGCCGTCGCTGCAGGGGGCTGGTACCTGCATGGCAAACAGCCACAACGCAGCGGCAGCGTGCAGATTCCCGGCATGTTGGCTGAGGTGACCGTGCGGTATGACGAGCGCGGTGTGCCCCACATCCAGGCGCAAAACGAAGCCGACATGTACCGCGCGCTGGGTTATGTGCAGGCGCAGGACCGCCTGTTCCAAATGGAGATGATCCGCCGCCTGGCACGTGGCCAGCTCGCCGAAATTCTGGGCCCCGACCTGCTGGAAGTGGACCGCCTGTTCCGCACGTTGGGCATCGATGCACACGCGCGCAAGACCGCCGCCGCCATGGACACCAGCAGCCACACCAGCCAGGCGCTCAAGGCTTATCTGGAAGGCGTCAACACTTTCCAGGACAGCCACCCCGCGCCGCTGGAGTTCGACATTCTGGGCATCCCGAAGCGCCCCTTCACGGCCGAGGACACCTTTGCCGTGTCCGGCTACCTGGCCTACAGCTTCGCCGCCGCCTTCAAGACCGAACCGCTGCTGACCTATGTGCGCGACACGCTGGGCGCCGACTACCTCAAGACCTTCGACGTGGACTGGCACCCCAAGGGCATGCTGCCGCTGGCGCTGAACCAGCAGGACTGGCAAGGCCTGGGCAAACTGGCCGCACTGAGCCAGCGCGCCACCGACCTGCTGGGCACGCCGCAGTTCATGGGCAGCAACGCGTGGGCCATCTCCGGCAGCCGCACCGCCAGCGGCAAACCGCTGCTGGCCGGTGATCCGCACATCGGCTTCTCCGCGCCCGCCGTCTGGTACGAGGCGCACCTGAGCGCACCCGGCTTTGAGCTGTACGGCCACCACCAGCCGCTCACACCGGTCGCGCTGCTGGGCCACAACAGCCAGTTTGGTTGGAGCCTGACCATGTTCGAAAACGACGACATTGATCTGGTCGCCGAAAAGGTCAACCCGGCCAACCCCAACCAAGTCTGGGTGCATGGCGGTTGGGTTGATCTGCAGACGCAGGAAGACACCATTCTGGTCAAGGGCGCAGAGCCGGTGAAGCTTTTGCTGCGCCGCTCGCCGCACGGCCCCATCATCAATGACGCGCTGGGCAAAGAAAGCGCAGGCACTGCGCCCATCGCCATGTGGTGGGCCTTCCTGGAAACACCCAACCCCATCCTTGATGCGTTCTATGCGCTGCACCGCGCCGACACCCTGTCCAAGGCACGCATGGCGTCCAGCCAGATCCATGCGCCAGGCCTCAACATCGTGTGGGCCAACGCCGCCGGCGACATTGGCTGGTGGGCTGCGGCCAAGATTCCGCACCGCCCTGCCGGAGTAAACCCAGCTTTCATTCTGGACGGTAGCAAGCCCGAATCCGACAAGCCCGGCTTCTTCCCCTTCAGCGACAACCCGCAGGAAGAAAACCCCACACGCGGTTACATCGTCTCGGCCAACCACCAGCCACTGTCGCCCACCGGCATTGCCATTCCCGGCTACTACCTGCCGCCGGACCGCGTACAGCGCCTGGACCAGTTGCTGCAACAACCCGGTGTGAAATGGGACACCAAAAACAGCCAGGCCCTGCAACTCGACGTACACACCAACTACGGCCCGCGCATCCTGCAATCCCTGCTGCCGGTGCTGCAGGAGGTGGTGACGGACAGTGCCGACAAAGCCCTGCTGCAACAACTCGCCACCTGGGATGGCGACTACCGTGTGGACGCCGTGGCGCCCACGCTTTACTTCCAGTTGCTGTATGCGGTGGCGCACAGCGCATTTGCTGACGAGCTGGGCGAAGAACGTTTCGGCGCACTGCGACAAACCTATGCGCTGGACTACGCGCTGGAGCGCCTGGCCGCCACACCCGCATCGCCCTGGTGGGACAACCGCGCCACCACACAAAAAGAAAGCCGCGCCGACACGGTGAAAACCGCCTGGACCGCCACGCTGGCCCACCTGCGCAAAGAGTTTGGCACCAACACCGCGCAGTGGACCTGGGGCCGCGCCCACACGCTGACCCATGGCCACCCGCTGGGCATGCAAAAGCCGTTGGACAAACTTTTCAACGTGGGGCCCTTCGCCGCACCGGGCGGGCATGAAGTGCCCAACAACCTGTCCACCAACATCGGCCCTGCGCCCTGGGCCGTGACGGACGGCCCCTCCACCCGCCGACTCATCGACTTTGCCAACCCGGCCGCCGCGCTGGGCATCAACCCCGTGGGACAAAGCGGCGTGTTGTTTGACAAACACTACGCCGACCAGGCCGCGACCTATGTGGCCGGTGGTTATGTGCCCCAGTATCTGCAGGAGTCCGATGTGGCCGCCGCCACACAAAGCACGCTGACACTGCAACCCGCGCGGTGA
- the hpnE gene encoding hydroxysqualene dehydroxylase HpnE, with product MKIAIVGAGWAGMAAAVAATQAGHHATVFEAARAVGGRARALNGTLPDGTPVVLDNGQHILIGAYSESLQYMRTVGVAPESALQRLPLTLQFPDGEGLALPHWPSPLDALAGILRARGWSWADKWSLLQAATGWQLKGFACEHTTSVADLCRGLTPTVLHTLIDPLCVSALNTPADRASGQVFLTVLRDSLFGGTGSSNLLLPRIDLGAMFPQAAVSWLQAKGGVVHLGQRVDMLQFAGTDAQPAWQIQGQTFDAVVWATSSSFAAQALTESAQVAPETIANGMRHWAATAQALQFEAITTVYAHAPGVRLPQPMYALRTDPLQAPAQFVFDRGQLGGPAGLLALVVSASTGEREALQAQVLAQAHTQLAPHLGGQTLQVVQTVVEKRATFACTPGLQRPTSTIAPGLLACGDYIDGPYPATLEGAVRSSTHAISLLETP from the coding sequence ATGAAAATCGCCATCGTTGGCGCCGGTTGGGCAGGCATGGCTGCCGCCGTGGCGGCCACCCAGGCGGGTCACCATGCTACGGTTTTTGAAGCAGCTCGCGCAGTCGGGGGGCGGGCCAGAGCCCTGAATGGCACCTTACCTGACGGCACACCGGTGGTGTTGGACAACGGCCAGCACATCCTGATTGGTGCGTACTCCGAATCGCTGCAGTACATGCGCACCGTGGGCGTAGCGCCCGAGTCCGCGCTGCAACGCCTGCCACTGACTTTGCAGTTTCCCGATGGCGAAGGTTTGGCCCTGCCCCACTGGCCCAGCCCGCTGGACGCGCTCGCCGGCATCCTGCGCGCACGTGGCTGGAGCTGGGCGGACAAATGGTCTCTGCTCCAAGCCGCCACCGGCTGGCAGTTGAAAGGTTTTGCCTGCGAGCACACCACCTCGGTGGCCGATCTGTGCCGCGGTTTGACACCTACCGTGCTGCACACCCTGATAGACCCGCTGTGTGTCTCCGCCCTCAACACGCCCGCAGACCGCGCCAGCGGCCAGGTGTTTTTGACGGTGCTGCGTGACTCGCTGTTTGGTGGTACGGGCAGCTCCAACCTGCTGTTGCCGCGCATCGACCTGGGTGCCATGTTCCCGCAAGCAGCCGTGTCGTGGCTGCAGGCCAAGGGTGGCGTGGTGCACCTGGGCCAGCGCGTGGACATGCTGCAGTTTGCGGGCACCGATGCGCAGCCCGCCTGGCAGATTCAGGGCCAGACATTTGACGCCGTGGTCTGGGCCACCTCATCGTCTTTTGCGGCCCAAGCCCTTACGGAGTCTGCGCAAGTAGCTCCTGAAACCATAGCAAATGGCATGCGCCACTGGGCTGCCACCGCGCAAGCGTTGCAGTTTGAAGCCATCACCACGGTCTATGCCCACGCCCCTGGCGTGCGCCTGCCCCAACCCATGTACGCGTTGCGCACCGATCCGCTGCAGGCCCCTGCGCAGTTTGTGTTTGACCGCGGTCAGCTCGGCGGCCCGGCCGGCCTGCTGGCCCTGGTGGTCAGCGCCAGTACGGGCGAGCGCGAGGCGCTGCAAGCCCAAGTGCTGGCACAAGCCCACACCCAACTGGCGCCCCATTTGGGTGGCCAGACCCTGCAGGTGGTGCAAACCGTGGTGGAGAAACGCGCCACCTTTGCCTGCACGCCCGGCCTGCAACGGCCCACATCCACCATTGCCCCCGGCCTACTGGCCTGTGGCGACTACATAGACGGGCCCTACCCCGCGACCCTGGAAGGTGCTGTGCGCAGCAGCACCCACGCCATTTCCCTCCTGGAGACTCCATGA
- the hpnD gene encoding presqualene diphosphate synthase HpnD encodes MTPAQYVQEKAAASGSSFYYAFLFLPAPRRAAITAFYAFCREVDDVVDEMVDPGVAATKLAWWQSEVAQSFAGHASHPVMLALMPYTVPYGIEARHLQAVIDGCKMDLEQTRYLDYPNLQRYCHLVAGVVGEVAAGIFGQTDPQTTAYAHKLGQALQLTNIIRDVGEDSLRGRIYLPVNELQQFDVKAHEILKRTYSDRFTALMQFQAQRAQGLYDEALALLPAADRRAQKPGLMMASIYRALLREIERDNFQVLHQRIALTPLRKLWLAWKVQALGRL; translated from the coding sequence ATGACCCCCGCGCAATACGTACAAGAAAAAGCCGCAGCCTCGGGCAGCAGTTTTTACTACGCCTTCCTGTTTCTGCCCGCGCCACGGCGCGCCGCTATCACTGCTTTTTATGCGTTCTGCCGCGAGGTGGACGACGTGGTCGACGAGATGGTGGACCCCGGTGTCGCCGCCACCAAACTGGCCTGGTGGCAAAGTGAAGTGGCTCAGTCCTTCGCCGGCCACGCCAGCCACCCGGTGATGCTGGCGCTGATGCCCTACACCGTGCCCTATGGCATCGAGGCACGCCACCTGCAGGCCGTCATTGATGGCTGCAAGATGGACCTGGAGCAGACCCGTTACCTGGACTACCCCAACCTGCAGCGCTACTGCCACCTGGTGGCCGGCGTAGTGGGCGAAGTGGCGGCCGGTATCTTTGGCCAGACCGACCCGCAAACCACCGCCTACGCCCACAAGCTGGGCCAGGCCCTGCAGCTCACCAACATCATCCGCGACGTGGGCGAAGACTCCCTGCGTGGCCGCATCTACCTGCCCGTCAACGAACTGCAGCAGTTCGATGTGAAGGCGCACGAGATTCTCAAACGTACTTATTCAGACCGCTTCACCGCGCTGATGCAATTCCAGGCGCAACGTGCCCAGGGCCTGTACGACGAAGCACTCGCCTTGCTGCCCGCCGCCGACCGCCGCGCCCAGAAGCCCGGCCTGATGATGGCCAGCATCTATCGCGCCCTGTTGCGCGAGATCGAGCGCGACAACTTCCAGGTGCTGCACCAGCGCATCGCACTCACACCGCTGCGCAAGCTGTGGCTGGCGTGGAAAGTCCAGGCGCTCGGGCGCCTCTAA